The stretch of DNA cagtttatttatggcatcttattttacgtaagtaagggcattacaaatggtatcagagccacaatTACATTGATCTTGAATTGAGGCGACATACACACCATCGCTGCAAAGGATCAACTTGTCATCAAGTATGTATGCTTTATTTATGTTATGTCTTATATGTTAAATTTGGTTAATTTTAAGCTggtatttattttgagttgtgcaGAGTTAATAATGAATCCAAACGTAGTTACGCAATTGAAGGCCTAAGACGCTTGCCGGCATCTAGCGAGAGAAGTAAACTTAGGAAAATAATAGAGATATGGATAAAATTAATCATGGCATGGGGATGAATAGACACTTAGCTTGGTTTAGTCTTTAGCTTTAGATTTTCCTTTAGTTAGCTAGAAGTTTAGGGTATGGTTAATCGAAACAATTAACTGATTCTTCGAAGTTAGAATTTTAGTATAACTCAAACAATTttcttattagtgtaattttttttttatgagtgaagattattttattttattttattttatttatttagttttttttacatggtgaattgttgcttgatgattaaggttttttttttttaagtttatataatttagtgtatatattttttctttttgagcgGGATACATCTTTGGTTATTTTTCTTATCGCTACCATCTCCTTTCTTTTGAAGAACAAGTTAAGGGATTTGATGGAAAACTGTGAACCCAGAACATCAACCCGGTTGAATGAAAGAGCAGCTGTAAGAGGCGGAGGTAGAGGTCGGGGGTGAGGAAGTGCTCGCGGTCGAGGTCGCGGTCAAGGCAGGGGAAACCAACATGTCCCTGCTGAGGCGGTGAACTAGGAGAATCAAAATGCCCCTGTAGATGGACAACAACCAGGTCAAGGTGGGGGCAACCACGAAGTCCATGCTGGGGTAGTTGGTCAAGAACACCAAAACGCCCCTGTAGTGGTGCCACCACAACAAGAAGATTTGGCGAAAGAAGTTGCTCATCTCAGGGAAGAACTTAGGAAGCGAGATGAAGAGCCTCACAACCGTAAGGAATAACCCAATCAAGGACAACATCGATTTTTGTCGGTGCAATACATGCCTATGCCGAAGGGTCGATGGGAACCAATATATGAAAGGTTCTGCAAGCAACACCCACCAAATTTTGAAGGGGGGTCATATCCAATGGAAGCTGAGGAATGGTTAAGAACATTGGAAGGTATTGTTGAGTACATGAGGCTCGGTAACGGAGATAGTGTAGCTTGTGCTGCTAGTTTATTGAAAAAGGATGCCCGCATCTAGTGGGACATTATTAAACAAACACGGCATGTGGCCACAATGACCTGGGCTGACTTTGTACAAGTGTTTAACAAACAATACTACAGTGAAGCAATACGCTCAGCTAGAGTTAATGAGTTCACGAACCTAAGGCAGGGTAAGTCTATAGTTACAGAGTTTGCTCGCCAATTTGAcagattagcaaagtttgccaCAGATATGATTCCTATTGAGTTTCTGAGGATTCATCGCTTTACTGAAGGGCTCGACTCCCGAATAAGTCGGGACATAGCGATGTCAGGAGTAAGGGAAACCACGTATGCTGAGGTACTGGAAAAAGCCCTAGAAGCTGAGGTTTGTGAAAGTCGTATACAGAAAGACAATACAGCTAGGTTGGAGGCCAGAAAGGCCAGTAATCGAGGTGGTGATAACAAAAGGAAACTCCCAAGTAACCAACACAACGAAGCCGACAACAGAAACAAGATGGGGTCCAATAACTACAAAGGGAAGAAGCCATATGTTGAGTACCCCCTATGCCCAACATGTAGTCGTAAGCATTCGGGAGAATGTCGACTGAAAGGCAAGACTTGTTACAAGTGTGGGCAACTAGGCCACTATAAGAAGGACTGTCCGCAAAAGGGTGATCAACTCAAGGATGACAAACTTGTCCCAGCTCGAGTATTTGCACTAACCAAAGGGGAGGTTGAGACTAGTAACACTGTGGTTCCAGGTCAGATTTCTATCTCTGGAAAACTAtgtactgttttatttgatttttgagCTACGCACTCATATATTGCTTTAAAGATGATAGATAAGTTAGAACTACCGTATGTAAACTTTAATTATAAGTTCATGATGGAGTTGCCCTCGGGCGAGGTTATGATATCATCTAGAGGAGTGCGGGATGCGCCAATAAGGATTACTGACAAAGAACTTAGTGGATATCTGATAGAGCTGGAGATGAGGGATTACGATCTTATCTTGGGTATGGATTGGCTATCACGACATGGAGCAACAATAGATTGCCGAAAGAGGACAGTGACTTTCACCCCTGAATCTGGAGAGGCATTCATATTTGAAGGAATCAAAGTCAAGTCAAGCTTACCGCTAGTTACAGCCCTGAAGGCACAAAGGATGATATGTGCAGGATGTCAAGCATACTTGGCCAGCATAGTAGACAAGTCAAGAGAAACCCCCCTCAAGCCAGAGAATGTCCACATAGTATGTGAATTCGAAGAAGTTTTTCCGAAAGACCTTCCAGGGCTACCCCCAGATAGAGAGATAGAATTTGTTATTGAGTTAGCGTCAAGCACAGCACCAATCTCGAGGGCTCGATACCGCATTGCTCCCAATGAATTAAAGGAATTGAAGGCTCAACTACAAGATCTTTTAGACAAGGGGTTCATTAGACCaagttactcaccttggggtgcgccagtgttgttcgtcaagaagaaggatggtaGTATGCGGATGTGTATAGACTATCGAGAGCTGAACAAAGTGATTATAAAGAACAAGTATCCCTTGCCTAGCatcgatgatttatttgattagTTACAAGGGGCAATCGTCTTCTCAAAGATCGAGTTGAGATCTGGGTACCACCAATTGAAAGTCTGAGAGGAAGATATAGAAAAGACGACATTTCGAACACGGTATGGGCATTATGAATTTTTAGTGATCTCATTTGGGTTAACCAATGCCCCAGCAACCTTCATGGATTTAATGAATAGAGTCTTCAAGGAATATCTTGACAAGTTTGTGGTGGTATTCATTGATGACATACTCATTTATTCAAGGACAATGGAAGAGCACGAGGAGCACTTAAGGCTAACTCTAAGAAGACTCAAAGAGCACCAATTGTATgccaaattcaaaaagtgtgagttttggTTGGAGAAAGTGGCGTTTCTAGGCCATATAGTGTCCAAAGATGGGGTAGAGGTGGACCCTACGAAAATTGAAGCAGTGAAGAGCTGGACAAAACCAAAAACCGCAAGTGAGATTCGGAGTTTCCTCGGACTAGCTGGATATTATAGGAGATTCGTTGAAGGGTTCCCAAAAATAGCCACACCGTTGACGAATTTGACTCGAAAGCAACAAAAATTTGCATGGACAGATAAATGTGAGGAAAGCTTTCAGACATTGAAAGATAAACTCATAACAGCACCCGTCCTGTGTGTTCCAACTAACAAAGACAAATTTGTAATATATTGCGACGCATGAAAGCAAGGGCTCGGCTGTGTGTTGATGCAGAATGAGAAGGTGGTAGCCTATGCCTCTAGACAGCTAAAGGAGTATGAGACAaggtacccaactcatgacttaGAGTTGGCAGCATTGGTCTTTGCATTGAAAATCTAGAGGCACTTCCTcaatggagagaagtgtgaaatatacacagatcacaaaagcctaaaatacttctttacgcAGAAGGAGCTCAAAATGAGAAAGAGGCGGTTGTTGGAACTGgtaaaagattacgattgtgagatactGTACCATCCTGGAAAGGCTAATGTAGTGGCGGATGCACTTAGCAGACACAACTATGCAAGCTTATCAATGTTAAGGGCATTAAAAGTGCCGTTGCAACAGGAAATCAAGAGATCTAGAATAGAGTTAGTAACTAAAAGCTAGCTAACCTCACAATTGAATCAAATTTATTAGAGAATATCAAAGAAGAACAAGCCCAAGATGAGTTTTTAATCAAGAAGCGGGTCGAACTACAAAATGAGAAAGCCAGAGACTTCTCAGTTACTGAAGATGTTATTCTACTATACAAGGCAAGGGTGTGTGTACCTAATAAAGCGGAGTTGCAATCAAAATGTACAACGATCTGAAAGGTAGGTATTGGTGGCCTGGTATGAAAAATAATATAGCAGAATTTGTAGCAAAATGCCTTACCTGCCAGCAAGTTAAGGCCGAACACCAGAGACCTGCAGGACTGTTGCAATCTCTTGATATTcctgagtggaaatgggaagacattgctatggattttgtgacagGGTTACCGAAGAATAGCAAACAACAGGATTCTATCTTGGTGATTATTGACAGACTCACTAAATCAACACATTTTCTGCCTGTGCGCACTAACTACAATGTAGAACAATATGTTGAAATgtatgtaaaagaaattgtaaggCTACACGAAGTCCCAAAGACCATTGTATCTGATAGAGGTTCAGTTTTTACCTCTAAGTTTTGGGAAAGTGTGCAAAGCGCTTTGGGCACAAAACTAAGGttgagtacagcattccatcctcaaactGCTGGACAATCGGAACAAACTATTCAAAtattagaagacatgctacgagcTTGTACGTTGGATTTCCCAGGAAACTGGAGTAACTATTTGCCACTaatggagttctcgtacaacaatagctatcaatctacaatagggatggcaccctacgaaatGTTGTATGGGAGGAAGTGTCGATCACCACTACACTGGGATGAGGTTGGCGAAAAGCAATACTTAGGCCTAGACCTAGTAAGAGAGGCCACTGAAGCGGTAGAAAAGATTCGAAATAGAATGGTAACTGCACAAAGCCGCTAGAAAAGTTATGCCGACCCAAAGCGACGGAATGTGAAATTTGCAGTGGGTGATAAAGTGTTAATTCGAGTGTCGCCTATGAAAGGGGTTATGCGTTTTGGAAAGCAAGGAAAGCTAAGTCCAAGATTTATAGGTCCTTTTGAGATATTGGACAGAGTGGGACAGGTAGCATATCGACTGGCACTGCCACTAGTATTAGCTGAGACGCATAATGTGTTCCATATTTCTATGCTACGAAAATACGTGTCAGATCCATCACACGTGCTGAACTATGAAAGAATGGAGCTAAAGCAGGACATGAGTTATGAAGTGCGACCAATTCGCATTATAGAGAGAGGAACGAAGGAGTTAATGTCCAAAAGTATTCCTCTAGTAAAAGTTCTGTGGAGCAACCGTTCAGAAAGGGAGGCAACGTGAGAAATGGAGGGAGATATTAAAGAACAATACCTCGCACTTTTTGGTAAGtctaatttcgaggacgaaatttcctttaaggagggtagaatgtaatatccagtttatatacatatatttgtatttGGTATATCAAGTGTGATACAAttgtattgttattattattattattattatttggatatatatatattctatatacgAGTAATAGTAGTttagttaaatatatatatagtattaagTGCACGTGTGTgtgtcaattttttaaaaaaatgatggatatataattaaatagtgAGATAAATAACAAGTGAGGCATTAGattagttagtttaaaatttaaaatttaaattatatcagcataattttatctgattagttagatttttattttaaaatttaaacctattatacAATATGTTACATACGTATATACTCTAGAACCCTAGCAGCCAGATAGTATCCTATTCCTTTATTCTCACcatctctcaattttttttatcctcTCTATTGCACCAAATCAATTGTTTTAATCTCAAGAGCTTTGGGGTCAGCAATCAACCGATCATCGTTCCGTGTCTTCGAAATCTTCAGGTAAAATTCgtagttgtttttattttcgtttttaGAGAAATAAGCTTTCATAAAACTACCATATCTCTCTCCCCATAGGTCCGTTTTCCGTGATCTAGGTACttttttaaagataatttaataatctatattttttatgaagaaactcttTCATAATTCTGAATATTTCGatgacaaaaaatttatgttttgcACTGACTGTCGATTTacagtttttttaaatttctttccgATATTGCCTTAGTAAATGTGTGATATCTCTCTCGATATACATTATTTTCTAGCGATTCTTTtactgttagaaagataattcaataatccatattttctttggagaaacctttccctaattcggagttcttaccagtcaaaagttagtatctttactcggttaggatatttcgttttaagttttgttttaaaaaaagtgtcttcagtaaaaattcaatatctctctcacttttgatccattttaaaagatctttatctcgTTTTAAAACTTAGGAAAATAGATACATTTTTTATGAAGGAAGTATTGTCTAGATCTgggtgtaactatttttaaaacttttattttggggctatactcagaaattggcatgatccaggattttaaaggaactgttttgagaaaacatgcataactcctaggttataaccccgattttgatgatctttatatcgttagaaaggtctttcgattaaataaaaactttgtgaacagtaggaCTTCTAATCAAAAAGTTTTATGAGTCAAATTCTAGGCTAAACTTGCTGTACagtaagagtaataaatatattgagtttatcggtggactaagggtttcgttaaatgttatagggcctagaagatatcgtaggagttaattacagcggagttgaggtaaggaaaaataattatactttttacttgctttttatatagtttgagtacctagtatgacggcttgaataaattgtattgaaactgtggattgtgatagtttcggtgaaatagtgttttgtcgatggattgtatagggctgtttaatcatgttccaggtacttAGAAGTGGTTGAAAACCACACATGGATGGTGATGTGGTAAGTAAGGCAGTGTACGTATGGGTGCACTGGTCATTGGTACTGCGTTCTagttaagaacgtaagacactccagatttgtatggaagctggaCTGTGAGTGTTAGTTATTTCAGTACTTCTGTGGCTGCCTCAATTTATACGTATGGTTAGTTGATTatatgtttgatgtatatgtttgtgctatgatgtgtgaatgctggtatatagtattttgtttttctttactgggctttgcagctcaccccttatttaccccgtatgtgcagataagtaagcctgtaagctttcggtgacaagttgagtctgggcaacatggggtgtatctcgtgtgatcatgtaactgTGTGTGGTCTTAGACATCTTCCGCTGaaggtctttttttttttaatttattaaacttatcgaggatgttgtcgtttaaattttctattgcTTTTCCCTAAGtagtaatactttattttcaactgggtacccatgttttgaaaattgttattttatttttactaaaggcaacattagtatcGTAACGCCaatttatttatggcatcttattttacgGAAGTAAGGGCGTTACACTAGGATGTGATTCTATTTGAtaaacaccgcgttccaatgttaaCGGGCACTGAATATGCCAAAAATTATGAATTTCTATATGTGACaaaaaaatgcattctgaattcaaataaatcatcataaattaataatttaaaattaataaataatttcaataattaaaccctaattatctattaatttctaaattaaagctaagcggtctttacgaCATCGGTACCAGAGCAATAAAAACGACATATTCTTTGAGGGGAGAGGGAGGAAGGACCGGGCTGGGATTTTTGAGGAAGAGAAATCCATTTATGGGATCTTTTTGGGGCAAGGGTCATCAAAGTTGCTTTATCGAGTGGAGCAGGGCGCTGCGTGCGGAGGAGAAATTGGAGAGGAAGAGGTAGTCGAGATCAGGGAGTTCGACAATTTCTACTTGAAGGAAAAAGGAAAGTCCCAAATTTAGGGTttttggaaaaagaaaaaacttataAATGAATATGCAAATGATAATAAAATGgatttatgaaaaaaaagttTTATAGAAGTggaaaacataaattaaaaacgtAAAAACGTAAAAACATTACGAAACTAGCGAGTATTGGGTAAATTCCCAAAATTATTTGTCTCACATACATTCTAtgcaaaattaagttataaaatATATGATAATAGTTGAAAATCCCataagattttaaatttattatacttAAAGTATTTACATAATATATTTTGTTACAAAGTTTTTACAATTAAGAATTTGTATAGTTTATTGTCAAATTTTGTTAAAGTATGATGTTACTATTATATTGGCccaataattgttttaattcaataaatattataaaaatcaatttaatatttattctaaacattaataaattttgttaattattgaatttataaatcaaataacaaatatatattataatgtaGATGTCAATAAAAAAtggataaataaaaattaaattaattattaaaagataaagttaaaaattatatttgcgtcaaattttcttaattttaactttaagaaaatatttaaaagaaactatttattttaaataaatatgttggctttatttttagtattattaatTAAGGTGACGTTTGGTAACAATTTTTTAATCAgtgttctgttttttttttaaattggaaaAGTGAAAATGTTTTCCAAAAGCACGTTCTATTaaattgttttcaatttttaattttttaattgagaatcaaaatatttaaaaaaaaaaaactcactttaaatattcttttaaatagtttttttttcttaaataatattttggactctgaccagacccggacccaaatgcCCCCACGCCCTGGCGCTGAACCCAGCATTTGACCCCAACCCGAATTCGACCCCGgacttgttggaaatattttaccaggatctagatttactacaatGTATGTTTCGTTAACACcgtaatatgaattctaaaacaatgaaatgaacacatataaagtttaggaaaacttacttgggtgcagtggaatataatgactcctttcgttcagatctctagcccttgattcctttttatagcagagcatcaccaagatctgaacctcggtctctttctctccttcctttgatgctgattctccttcttattgATTGGAGTCTTCACTATCTTCCACACAataattgagataccactttatGTGTGTgtgcactcactcattcactcaaggttcgaaaatttagagaagaaaagagaaggagggtggcggctatggtatagaataggaggctcaactttcatCTGACATAGTTAAGTGtgagtgtgagccatcactaacTATTTATATGTAACcacttaggtttaggttagaattatttggcatcaaaataatgaaaaaataaatgataaatgcCATTAAGTGTGGCTGGCCATGGGCTATAGATAATGggtgtaatatcccagaaaataaataatatttaaatagacatattttattaaatatgtaattacttggaaaacgaagtaggattatgatcttacttaggtaaattattgagaaattatttaatgaaatacgttattttcggGCCCGACAATTGTGAAAATTTAGCGatgtggttagtaatgtcacgacattaatgaaagaattattttgagaatattccggattaagttagaattttattagaatgtcggattggggaattagtgaaattaccaaaatgcccattgggtttttttttaaaaaaaaaaaaaattattatggaAGAGGGGTAGATTAGTAAATTCATGGTGCTTGACTTTTCTTTTTAAGCTgcctattattaaaaaaaaaaaaaccctatttAAAAAGCTTTATTCCAAGACAAGAAAAAACCAAAATTTTAAAACCATAagcttctcttttcttctccttCTACCGAAACCTACAAGCAGCTGGGAACCAAGTGgatttcattttatttcaacCATTCTTGAGCTAATCTTAGCactagaagctagctaagtgaAGGTATGATCTTTCTACACTATTCTTGatttgttttcttgagtttagtTTAGGTTTTGGTGGAAGTTTCAATGAATTctgagctggggtataaactgagggtaaggtaggttcttagggttgaATTGGAACTTGTTTGAATGAAAATTGAGTGAGGTTAAGGGCTGTTTAATTGAATTGGTGTTGAAAGTGATGTTTGGTGCAAATTTTCaaatgagatggtgattttgagttaaatggtgaattgtgattaaatgatgtgttgaatatgttgtatttggtatattgaactgttctaGAAATGCAATTTAGGTCTGTAATGGTTTTGGTTTGAGTTGGGGAAGAAAACCCAAAATTTTTCTGGTCTGAGAGCAACCGGTTAACCTGTTGGTTCTGGTgtaccagaaccggtcgaccggttacagTAGGGGAAAAATTTCTCGAGTTTTCTCCGAACCCTATTTtggctcggggttgaacctagtacctgcctttgaatgtttttgagttatttgagttattttaaagttggttaaggctaagtctaatcggttttaaattagggttttaatctaGAAAATATCAAGTTAAGGTATTCATTAGAGTtttaattgtcgtgacataggaccgggatagcctagcttgtttttccactcaggtcggcccgtACTCTTGATTTCTAAAccgaggtaagaaaagtggtaagcaccgtatgtggttaaagattaatggttgaatggaagtagccttgattattatcaagattttgattaaatatttattaagcttaggttatgacctagggttggaaatgGTTAtcaccgttatgagtaattactcttgaaaccgcggttaggtttcttacttatcgtttgctttattgggcaacgatagtgacatattcagctcgtaagtgacgagtggtaaaaaggggtactttattaagtaccaggaatgtgtaATGTTTAAAGGAATGCTTATTATATTGTATAGTGAGTAAACATGATGGCATGAGATTAAGTGGATAATAATTTTCCTTcagttattgttttgatcactttctttcTGAGTctatgtgactcacgggtgctttatggtgcaggtaaagagaaggctaaagttgagcaaccatgagtttgtagtcgcagcagcaatgtacataccagccgcagtgGCCCGGCCCAgtaaacaggatgctctattttgattgtattttggaaatataaagtttatgttgtaaaatactttgaaaccagtttgtgaatattttgaaaacagggggaccccgtaGCCCATTTTACTTATCTTTTCTTAAACagtttaaaagttgaattttaattatcaaaatttaattacccacactttagtataattacatattatataaatatcaatattttattaaattgcacagacgtggcgtccctgttggactggacgttacaacatggtattagagcgccaaggtttttagatcctgaagactggtttgatatgtacattggc from Cannabis sativa cultivar Pink pepper isolate KNU-18-1 chromosome 2, ASM2916894v1, whole genome shotgun sequence encodes:
- the LOC133034278 gene encoding uncharacterized protein LOC133034278 — protein: MELPSGEVMISSRGVRDAPIRITDKELSGYLIELEMRDYDLILGMDWLSRHGATIDCRKRTVTFTPESGEAFIFEGIKVKSSLPLVTALKAQRMICAGCQAYLASIVDKSRETPLKPENVHIVCEFEEVFPKDLPGLPPDREIEFVIELASSTAPISRARYRIAPNELKELKAQLQDLLDKGFIRPSYSPWATFMDLMNRVFKEYLDKFVVVFIDDILIYSRTMEEHEEHLRLTLRRLKEHQLYAKFKKCEFWLEKVAFLGHIVSKDGVEVDPTKIEAVKSWTKPKTASEIRSFLGLAGYYRRFVEGFPKIATPLTNLTRKQQKFAWTDKCEESFQTLKDKLITAPNEKVVAYASRQLKEYETRYPTHDLELAALKELKMRKRRLLELVKDYDCEILYHPGKANVVADALSRHNYASLSMLRALKVPLQQEIKRSRIELVTKS